The segment AGAGATCCCCGGAAGAAACTGCTAAACTTAGAAAGGAATTTAATAGTACCGTTCGTAAGAAGTTTCTTAAGGAATTTGCAACTGATCCTATTAGAGTCGAATATCTTAAAGAAGCTGGTTTAGTTGCAGTTGATATTGCTAGGATGCAAGACGGACTTAACCCTAAAGGATGGCAAGTACATCATAATTTGCCTTTAGATGATGGGGGAACAAATGATTTTGCGAACCTAGTACTGATTAATAATGATCCTTATCATAAAGCGGTTACTAATGAACAAAACACTTTAACTAGAGGCTTAGCACCCAAACAAAGTATTACAATAAATTGGCCAATGTTTAAAGATGAGATATACCCACCAAAACCCTTTGAAGGAGGGAAAGAGTAGATATGTTGCAATGGAAAAAACTTGTGGAAGAAATTAGAAAAACAGAAGAAAAGTATGGGTCTTCACTTAGAAGACCAGTAGCAGATGCTGAAATTATTAAAATGAATCATAAGATTAAGGATGAATTAGGCGATGTTGTATTACCTAGTTCGTATATTGAATTTCTAAAAAACATAAATGGATTAGATTTTAATGGTTTAGTAATATATGGTGTTGATGAAAAATTTCTTGATAGTAAATTAGAAGAAGACAGCCAAGGGTTTATTGAAACAAATAGGCTTTGGTATGAAAATGAGTGGCAAAAACAGTATTTATTTTTTGGTGATTCTGATACAGCATGGTATTGTTATGATCAAAAAGAAGATTTATATGTTGAACTCGATAAGCCTTCCGGAACTTTAATTGAGTCATTTGAAAGTTTTGATACTATGTTAAGTAATGCACTGGAAACTGCACTTTTGTGATGAGAATTTTACCTCTATAAGTATAATTTTCTGCATCAATATATAGTAACAAACCCAAATCTATTGTTTTGATGTCAGAGTTTTCTTTTCTAACCTTAAAAGCCCGATGTTCAATGGTGCTTTTAAGGTTTTTTTATTTTTTGAACACACGATGAACTACTAACTAGTTCTTATTATAAAGTTAACAATACTGTAATCTCTTGTTAATGGTAATAATATCTTCATAGTGTTAATATATCCATATTATCTTTCTAATCCAGACAAAGGCAAACCATATTGAAAAGATGGGACGCAAAGTCACAGGTCTAAGGAATTCTATGATGGCTGGACTACCTCGATTGAATAATCATCAAGGGGAGTGTCAACATGTTTTTCAAAGCGATAATTTGTCTATGTAAACGTAGACATAAATTCAGTTATTATACTGATAAGTGTGTTCGATGTGGAAAGAAAAGAAAGATCTCATAATAAGTTTAATGCCCATCTACTTTAAGAGAAGGGCCTTTTTTATTTTTTTGAAAGAATGGGTTATATTACCACTATGCCTTAAGTGTGGATGGTAATATAATACCATTTATAGGTCTTAAATCCTATCCAAGGTATCTTATGCTATACTCACACACCGTTAGATACCTTGGTTTTAAATTTTCAAGAGGAATCCTCCTGAAGAAGTCTTCTTAGAGATTCCTTCTTAAAATGAGAAACTGTAGGCTTTGCTTCTGTGTACAGCAGGAGTTCTGTATAAACAGCAAAAGGATTTTCATCAAGCAGACCGATTAACTCATTTAGGTCTTCCCTCACAATAACGGAAAAAGTAACAGCAGTCTGTTCCTTGAATTCTACTAAGCTGACACTGATATGCTCTAAAACCTCTATGTCTTCTTCAGCCATTGGTTCTGTGATTACTGCCTGTAACTTTATTATATTTTCAGATGTATCAAACTCTTCTGGTGTGTCTTTATAAACCTCTTCTAAAAAAGGATAATCCGAAATCCTGCTTTTTCTATTGCAATCTTCAATAAGTAGAAATCCAATAACATAGTTCCAGCCATCTTCCTTTGTTTGCATAAGACGAAAGATTTCAAAGTTTTTCATCCTCAGCTCGCCAATTAGGTATACCTCTGGCATTTTCAAAGTATTACACCTTCTTTTTTTAGAATTTAATCTACTCGTAAAATGCTCTTTTGAACTGAAATGACAATCTAATAATATAGGCTTTGTCCACTTCATTGTCATAGTATCTTGAATATTCCCCTAAAACAGTCACTTATCCTTTTTTGAAATGATAGATGAGCTGTTTATCATTTTCTTCACTTTCATTTGCTAGTCATTGTGTAAAAATGCCTTTTTAGGTTTGTCATATAAGAGCACAGCCAAGTTCCTCCTAAAGGTTATCTATAGACTATAATAACAAATTGATGCCTAAAAATTAGTGAACAAACCCAAAACAATCTAAAATAGAAGCTAACGAGAATACAGGAAAGATAACTAAAGAGAGGTATAAAAAGATGAACATACAAGTATTTATAGTAAATGCCTTTACAAAAAACAAAACAGGAGGCAATCCTGCTGGAGTTGTAGTAGAGGGAGACGGACTGAGTGCCGGTGATATGCAGTACATCGCTACCGAAATGGGATTGTCTGAAACTGCTTTTATTCTAAGCTCCGCATCTGCCGATTATAAAATCAGGTACTTTACACCAGCAGCAGAAGTAGATTTATGCGGCCATGCCACAATCGCAAGCTTTGCCCTTTTAGTGCAAAAAAATATTATAAACAAGGGCAGCTTCACAATTGAAACAAAAGCTGGCATTCTTCCAGTAAAAGTGGAAAGGGAAAAGGTGTTTCTCACACAGAATAATCCTGAATTCAGCCAACAGTTGGACAAAAAGGATATTGCCCTGTTACTTAACATTTCAGAGGCAGATATTATGAATGACCTGCCCATTGAAATTGTCTCAACAGGCTTAAAGGATATCCTTGTACCAATCAAAAATAATGAAGTACTGCAAAGCCTGCAGCCAGACTTTAATACAATTGAAGAAATAAGCGTCGAGCATCAAGTTGTGGGCTACCATGTTTTTACATTAGATACTAATACAAAGGCAAATGCCTTTTGTCGTAATTTCGCGCCACTCTATGATATTAACGAAGAAAGTGCAACAGGCACAGCTAGTGGAGCATTGACAGGCTATCTACATAAACACAGATTAATAGATCCAGCCAGCACAAGTTTAATATTTGAACAAGGTCATGCGATGAAAGCTCCATCTGAAATTATCTCCCGTTTTAAAGTGGATAGTTATAATGAGATACAAACTTTGGAGGTTGGGGGAGAGGGGATCTATTTATCTTCTAAATGGATAGAACTGCAATAAAAAAAGGAGGGGGGTTCCCTCCTTAAGCAATAAAGTCATTAGGATAACTAGTCTGAAAATGATTGAGCAAAGAAGGCAATTGCTTTTGGAATGCAAGGCAGATCTGCTGTCCGGCAGGGTAAGGATAAATTGTCTTATTGCAAAAAATACAAACATCCTTTTCTTTGAAAATATGCATAACGTTTAAAGGGAAGGGCATCTTTTTGTTTCCCACTAGAAACTGATATAAATGATCATTAATGCGGAAATTTATTTGATAACCATCGAAGGAGCTTAAGTTGCTGATTTTTACGTCTTGATATGGTAACCCTTTGACATTTAGCATAGAGTGCATCTCCGTTTCCTCTAAGTAAGATATTTATATTTATTATATTATTAAAAGTAAGCGCGTTCAATTATTGTTAAGTATGTTGTTTTGTTTTCTGTAAATGAAATTGAGATATATAGCAAAAAGCCGCTTATCAGCGGCCTTCTTACTTTGAGTGTATTACAGTTTAAATTTATCCATCGTATCATTAAGCTCTTTTGACATCTCATTAAGTTCATTAATTAATCTGCCGACTTGTTCATTAGTTGCAGTTTGGCTTTCAGAAGCAGAAGCGACAGCATTAACATGGTCCACATTTTCACTTGCGATTGCAGCTAATTCTTCAGAAGAGGCTGTTATTTCCTCAACACTTGCGGACAGCTCTTCAGAAGTAGTGGATATTTCTTGAATTTGAGCAACAATATTTTCAATGGAAGCAAGAATGTTTTTAAAGGCTAGTCCAGCATTATTAGCAGAGAACAAGCTGCTTTCCATTTCACTTTTACTTTTAAGAGTAGAAGTGACCGCAGTTTCTGTATCATGTTTAACTGCTTGGATCAAGTCAGCAATTTCCTTTGCAGATTCCTTCGAGTTCTCCGCCAGCTTTCTAACCTCTGTCGCAACGACAGCAAACCCTTTACCGTGCTCACCAGCTCTTGCTGCTTCAATTGTCGCATTAAGAGCAAGCAGGTTTGTTTGCTCAGCGATATTAGTGATAACCTCTGAAATCGCGCCAATTCTGTTTGTTCTTTCTCCCAGGTTTTCCATAACAGATACTGTTTCAGTGACAGTTGTGTTAAGACCTTTTAACTCGTCCAAAGTATTTTGGATAACTTTATTGCCTTCATTAGCAGCGTCATTCACATGTACAGAATAATCAGCGACAGATGACGAAGAGCTTGCAATAAGTTCAATGCCTTTTGCCCCTTCAGCCATCGTAGCTGCCATATCATTAGCAGTATCCTTTTGAAGTAAAGAACCAGTGGTTACTTGTTCAAATGATTCTAAAATTCCCCCTGATTGTGCCTCCAAATCCTGTCTTGCTGTGAGCAATTGACTCGAAGTGTCTAATAATCTGCCTTCTGTCGTTTTAATGCGGTCAATCATGCCAACTAAGCTTGCGACCATTGTATTAACAGCATTGGCCAGCTGTTGGAACTCATCTCTGCTATTGAAATGAAGTGGTTCACCAGATAAATCATTATCGCTGATTTGTGTAAGCCTTCCCTCAATCACTTTAATTGGTTTTACAACTGTATAGATTAACCAAGCTGCTACAGCGAGCGCAATAACAGCCGTCAAGACCGCCATAACCATAAATACATTCTTCTGAGAATGATTTTCAGAAATGAGGTTATCACCTGTATCTGTTAGTTGCTGATCTACTGTATTCTTAACCTTGTCCCATGCATCCATTGCATCTGTCGACCAAACTTGGCAATATTGTTCCATTAACGGAATTGCCGCATCGAATCCGCCATCTTCATATGCAGGAATTACTTGGTCAGTAATAAGATTATTCCATTTTTCCGTTTTAGCGACAGCATCTGCATAATCTGCGTTATCTCCTAATAATAACTTTTCCATTTCATCCATTAATACAGCAGACTCTTCTGCATTCTCAGCAAACTGCGCTTTATAGTTTTCATCCCCATATAACACATAACCACGAGCCATAATGACACGTTGAGATAAATTTTCCTCTAGGGTATTTGCTAAAGAAACAAGCTTATAATCTTTATCAATCAATTTGGTCATCTGATCATCGGCACGATCATTCCCCCAATAACCGACTACCGCAAACCCTATAATAAACAATAATATTGCACCAAACCCAATAAACACTTTTCTTCTAATTCCCATTTTTTCCCCTCGCAATAACTTTTATTTGTATTTTTTGATTTTAAGAATTTTTAAACTGAGATATATGTATTAAAATAGATTTTGATAATAGCACAACAGTGACTATTTACCCAAATATTTAGACCTATAAACTTAACAATACAAATTTTATATGAAAAATTAGAGTGATTAAAAATATAGAGAAAAATGTATCAAGAAAATTATTTTTGTATAACAATATATACCAGCTGAAGGTGTGTTTTGTAAGCCCAGAGAATTGGCTTGGAAGAGTGTAAAATTGTTTGGCTTTTACCATTACAGAGTACTTCTTTGGAATGCTTGGTACATACAAAGTTCAATAATCGAAACAGAAACCCGCATATTGTTTAAATACAATATTCCAAACTTAGGGATTCTTGTTTGAGGTGCTTTTGGATACAATATTCCTTACTTAATAATGGTAAGAATGATATGTATATATAATAGAAGAAACTAGGAAGCGTTTTCATAAATAGTAACCTATATAATCAAAAACTAATAGTTTAATAAACAGGATGTTATCAAACCCATCCAACTTTTTGTAACTAGATTGCTAAATGAAAAGTTAGTATAATAGAATGATAAAAGCGGAGAGGTGAATACATTAATGATTGACATTCATTGCCACATATTACCTGGTATTGATGATGGTGCAAAAACAATAGAGGATAGCATAGAGATGGCAAAGGTTGCAGCTGAAGAAGGTATACACACCATTATCGCTACACCTCATCACAAAAACAATCAATTTACTAATAATAAAGAAGATATTCTCAAGCATGTGGAAAATTTAAATAAGCAGTTTACTGAAAGGAATATTCCAATTAACATCCTGCCAGGACAGGAAGTACGTATATTTGGAGAGCTACTGGAGGACTATGAAAAAGGGGAAATACTAACATTAAATCATACAAAATACTTGTTTGTTGAATTTCCATCTTCATCTGTCCCAAGATATGCTGAAAGATTGCTTTACGATATCCAAACACAAGGTATTATTCCAATAATCGTCCATCCAGAACGAAACAAAGAGTTACAGGAAAACCCAGATTTAATGTACAAGCTTGTACAAAATGGGGCACTGACACAAGTAACAGCAGCAAGTGTATGTGGTTACTTTGGGAAAAAAGTAAAACAATTCTCCGAACAGTTAATTGAAGCAAATTTAACTCATTTTATCGCATCAGATGCTCATAATACGACAAGCCGCACATATAAAATGAATCAGGCATTTGATGAAATAGAAGCGAAGTTTGGATCTGATTATGTTTATATGTTTACAGAAAATGCTGAGTTACTTATAGAGAATAAGAATATTTATAAAGAGATGCCACAACCAATTAGAAGAAAGAAGTTTCTTGGGATATTTTGAGGATATTCCAAGAAACTTCTTTTTTAGATTGAAATCCTAGTTTTTATTCTAAATAAATAATAATCTGAAAAGTTCATTTTTCTAATCTGTTATATGCAATTGGTGGAAATATTTTTAGGACAGATGTTTTTTTGAAATTATTAGAAAGTATTTTTAACTTTTTTCGACAAAAAACAACAAATGTCGCTATTTACTCAAACAGAAATTAAGTGCTATGATAGTTGTGCTAT is part of the Niallia taxi genome and harbors:
- a CDS encoding HNH endonuclease signature motif containing protein; translation: MAKEAGKLGQQALNSTVQIGKQGADVSRAFMDDLGRSLHTGPNVAFAGGVGDVNSYLKAESRADGVGKVSGDKESYLNMLSGRGSGVKDAVNGEQDDYFIGTLKGQEIHLKGVKLEEIIYTKRSPEETAKLRKEFNSTVRKKFLKEFATDPIRVEYLKEAGLVAVDIARMQDGLNPKGWQVHHNLPLDDGGTNDFANLVLINNDPYHKAVTNEQNTLTRGLAPKQSITINWPMFKDEIYPPKPFEGGKE
- a CDS encoding tyrosine-protein phosphatase, producing MIDIHCHILPGIDDGAKTIEDSIEMAKVAAEEGIHTIIATPHHKNNQFTNNKEDILKHVENLNKQFTERNIPINILPGQEVRIFGELLEDYEKGEILTLNHTKYLFVEFPSSSVPRYAERLLYDIQTQGIIPIIVHPERNKELQENPDLMYKLVQNGALTQVTAASVCGYFGKKVKQFSEQLIEANLTHFIASDAHNTTSRTYKMNQAFDEIEAKFGSDYVYMFTENAELLIENKNIYKEMPQPIRRKKFLGIF
- a CDS encoding methyl-accepting chemotaxis protein, whose amino-acid sequence is MGIRRKVFIGFGAILLFIIGFAVVGYWGNDRADDQMTKLIDKDYKLVSLANTLEENLSQRVIMARGYVLYGDENYKAQFAENAEESAVLMDEMEKLLLGDNADYADAVAKTEKWNNLITDQVIPAYEDGGFDAAIPLMEQYCQVWSTDAMDAWDKVKNTVDQQLTDTGDNLISENHSQKNVFMVMAVLTAVIALAVAAWLIYTVVKPIKVIEGRLTQISDNDLSGEPLHFNSRDEFQQLANAVNTMVASLVGMIDRIKTTEGRLLDTSSQLLTARQDLEAQSGGILESFEQVTTGSLLQKDTANDMAATMAEGAKGIELIASSSSSVADYSVHVNDAANEGNKVIQNTLDELKGLNTTVTETVSVMENLGERTNRIGAISEVITNIAEQTNLLALNATIEAARAGEHGKGFAVVATEVRKLAENSKESAKEIADLIQAVKHDTETAVTSTLKSKSEMESSLFSANNAGLAFKNILASIENIVAQIQEISTTSEELSASVEEITASSEELAAIASENVDHVNAVASASESQTATNEQVGRLINELNEMSKELNDTMDKFKL
- a CDS encoding SMI1/KNR4 family protein gives rise to the protein MLQWKKLVEEIRKTEEKYGSSLRRPVADAEIIKMNHKIKDELGDVVLPSSYIEFLKNINGLDFNGLVIYGVDEKFLDSKLEEDSQGFIETNRLWYENEWQKQYLFFGDSDTAWYCYDQKEDLYVELDKPSGTLIESFESFDTMLSNALETALL
- a CDS encoding PhzF family phenazine biosynthesis protein; the protein is MNIQVFIVNAFTKNKTGGNPAGVVVEGDGLSAGDMQYIATEMGLSETAFILSSASADYKIRYFTPAAEVDLCGHATIASFALLVQKNIINKGSFTIETKAGILPVKVEREKVFLTQNNPEFSQQLDKKDIALLLNISEADIMNDLPIEIVSTGLKDILVPIKNNEVLQSLQPDFNTIEEISVEHQVVGYHVFTLDTNTKANAFCRNFAPLYDINEESATGTASGALTGYLHKHRLIDPASTSLIFEQGHAMKAPSEIISRFKVDSYNEIQTLEVGGEGIYLSSKWIELQ